The Lolium rigidum isolate FL_2022 unplaced genomic scaffold, APGP_CSIRO_Lrig_0.1 contig_28085_1, whole genome shotgun sequence genome includes a window with the following:
- the LOC124680786 gene encoding uncharacterized protein LOC124680786 → MDEFESLSAHMKALHQNIKELEGLAGYASHYTARVPNDYHHFVTKYPADKFYLEFPEIFRMFNLDLLESSLVRLWAMYLVRETRENKDLANVGIADPYHMHYNNLSSDGGKELILRECIFPALQNNKDKKYILVPYNPTGHWVLIILMVSECKAFYLDSLKNNAPKRDYEVLSNILNDALFEHSFKGGIVKKKNKGPARFKHYTEVSCTQQQDSVSCGYYLCYHMEIFVRRHRHLNKGVDIQLFGTHMESNPFDRKTEFTRIQDIFARIINTEVASESGVFYGGDDSPEVHDSRTKSAATHLNKHA, encoded by the exons ATGGATGAGTTTGAGAGCCTTTCTGCCCACATGAAGGCTCTGCATCAGAATATTAAAGAGTTGGAAGGTCTTGCAGGCTATGCCTCACATTACACAGCCAGGGTTCCAAATGATTACCACCACTTCGTGACCAAATATCCGGCAGACAAGTTCTATCTAGAGTTTCCGGAGATCTTTAGAATGTTCAACCTAGATTTGCTCGAGTCCTCCCTTGTCAGGCTATGGGCGATGTACCTAGTCAGAGAGACTAGAGAAAATAAAGACCTTGCCAATGTGGGAATTGCTGATCCTTATCACATGCACTACAACAACCTAAGCTCTGATGGAGGTAAAGAGCTTATTCTGAGGGAGTGCATCTTTCCTGCATTGCAAAACAACAAGGACAAGAAGTATATACTAGTGCCCTACAATCCAAC GGGTCACTGGGTTCTGATTATTCTCATGGTGAGCGAATGCAAGGCTTTTTACTTGGATTCACTTAAAAACAATGCACCGAAAAGGGATTACGAAGTGTTGTCAAACATTCTGAATGATGCTCTCTTTGAACATAGTTTTAAAGGTGGAATtgtaaaaaaaaagaataaaggtCCTGCACGCTTTAAGCATTACACAGAGGTTAGTTGCACACAGCAACAAGATAGCGTGTCCTGTGGCTACTATCTCTGCTACCATATGGAAATATTTGTGAGGAGACATAGGCATTTAAACAAAGGTGTAGATATTCAGTTGTTTGGTACTCATATGGAGTCCAATCCATTTGACCGGAAGACAGAGTTTACACGCATCCAAGACATTTTCGCAAGAATCATCAACACAGAGGTTGCCTCGGAATCTGGGGTTTTCTATGGCGGTGATGACTCGCCGGAGGTTCATGATTCACGCACAAAGTCTGCTGCAACCCACTTGAACAAGCATGCATGA